A part of Hippea maritima DSM 10411 genomic DNA contains:
- the rplR gene encoding 50S ribosomal protein L18 → MSTVDRKKERQRRKVRIKYKIRGTAERPRLCVYKSLKHIYAQIIDDESGRTIVSASTLDLDLRDKVKGSNITSAKVVGEAIAKKALEKGIEKVVFDRNGYIYHGKVKALADSARAAGLKF, encoded by the coding sequence ATGTCTACAGTAGATAGAAAAAAGGAAAGACAGAGAAGAAAAGTAAGAATAAAATACAAAATAAGAGGAACAGCTGAAAGACCAAGGCTCTGTGTATATAAAAGCCTAAAACATATCTATGCCCAGATTATCGATGATGAGAGTGGGAGAACAATTGTTTCTGCTTCCACACTTGATTTGGACTTAAGGGACAAAGTTAAGGGTAGCAATATAACATCGGCTAAGGTTGTTGGTGAAGCAATAGCCAAGAAGGCCTTAGAAAAGGGTATAGAGAAAGTTGTTTTTGACAGGAATGGCTACATCTATCACGGCAAAGTAAAGGCTCTTGCGGATAGTGCAAGGGCAGCAGGACTTAAATTTTAG
- the rpsE gene encoding 30S ribosomal protein S5, with translation MERMVQMEKEFEEQVITIKRVTKVVKGGRRFRFAALVAVGDKNGRVGLGLGKSHEVPEAIKKAIEKAKKNLIRVPITEDGTIPHQLEVKEGAGRVLIKPARPGTGIIAGNTARAILEVCGIRNIVTKSIGSNNVHNLSRALLKALSLLRDKEEIERIRQAK, from the coding sequence GTGGAGCGTATGGTTCAGATGGAAAAAGAGTTTGAAGAGCAGGTTATTACGATAAAAAGGGTTACCAAGGTTGTAAAAGGAGGAAGAAGGTTTAGGTTTGCCGCCTTGGTTGCCGTTGGTGATAAAAATGGTAGAGTTGGATTGGGATTGGGTAAATCCCATGAGGTTCCAGAAGCAATAAAAAAGGCTATAGAGAAGGCAAAGAAAAACCTTATTAGGGTTCCAATAACTGAAGATGGCACTATACCTCATCAGCTTGAAGTAAAAGAAGGTGCTGGTAGAGTTTTAATAAAACCTGCAAGGCCTGGTACGGGAATTATTGCAGGCAATACGGCAAGGGCAATCTTAGAAGTTTGTGGCATAAGAAATATAGTCACAAAATCTATTGGCTCGAATAATGTTCACAATCTATCAAGGGCATTGCTTAAGGCTTTGAGTTTGTTGAGAGATAAGGAAGAGATCGAAAGAATCAGACAGGCCAAGTGA
- the rpmC gene encoding 50S ribosomal protein L29, whose translation MKAAELRNMSLNELNDEEKRLREEIFKLNMRKGLEQVDNPHKIRNLRKDLARVLTIKNEKLKKGEES comes from the coding sequence ATGAAAGCGGCAGAGTTGAGAAATATGAGCTTAAATGAGCTTAATGATGAGGAAAAACGCTTAAGGGAAGAAATATTTAAGCTCAATATGAGAAAAGGACTTGAACAGGTGGATAATCCGCATAAGATAAGAAACCTTCGCAAGGATTTGGCAAGGGTTCTCACCATTAAGAACGAGAAACTCAAGAAGGGTGAAGAGTCATGA
- the rpsC gene encoding 30S ribosomal protein S3, with product MGQKVNPIGLRLGITKTWTSRWYAERDFKDKFLEDQKIKKAIKSKVYYAGISKIEIERKRNKMTVNIYAAMPGIIIGRKGAEVEKLKEYIKTLTDSNVTINVRDVSVPEKDAQLVAENIALQIEKRMPYRRVMKRAAYLALKKGAKGIKIQISGKLGGAEMARTEWIKEGRVPLSTLRADIDYGFAESLTQAGVIGIKVWVFNGMVSPK from the coding sequence TTGGGTCAGAAGGTAAACCCGATCGGTTTAAGATTAGGCATAACAAAAACTTGGACATCAAGGTGGTATGCAGAAAGGGATTTTAAGGATAAGTTCTTAGAAGATCAGAAAATCAAGAAAGCTATAAAATCTAAGGTTTACTATGCCGGAATCTCCAAGATAGAGATAGAAAGAAAAAGAAATAAGATGACCGTTAATATATACGCAGCTATGCCGGGTATCATCATTGGCAGAAAAGGTGCAGAGGTTGAGAAGCTTAAAGAGTATATAAAAACATTAACCGATTCTAATGTGACAATAAATGTTAGAGATGTATCCGTTCCTGAAAAAGACGCCCAACTCGTAGCTGAGAACATAGCTCTTCAGATAGAAAAAAGGATGCCATACAGAAGGGTTATGAAAAGAGCTGCCTATTTGGCCTTGAAAAAAGGTGCGAAGGGTATTAAAATTCAGATTTCTGGTAAGCTTGGCGGTGCCGAAATGGCCCGTACCGAGTGGATTAAGGAAGGAAGAGTTCCGTTAAGTACTTTGCGTGCAGACATTGATTACGGTTTTGCTGAAAGCTTGACCCAGGCAGGAGTAATTGGCATCAAGGTATGGGTGTTTAACGGGATGGTATCTCCAAAATAA
- the rplN gene encoding 50S ribosomal protein L14 — translation MIQPYSVLRVADNSGAKKIMCIKVLGGSRRRYARVGDIIVASVKESDPNGKVKKGDVVKAVVVRTKKEFRRPDGTYVKFDENAAVLINNQKEPIGTRIFGPVVRELRAKEFMKIISLAPEVL, via the coding sequence ATGATACAGCCATACAGTGTATTAAGGGTGGCAGATAACTCAGGTGCCAAAAAGATAATGTGTATAAAGGTGCTTGGCGGCAGCCGCAGGAGATATGCCAGGGTTGGGGATATAATCGTTGCTTCGGTCAAAGAGTCAGATCCAAATGGCAAAGTAAAGAAGGGTGATGTGGTTAAGGCTGTGGTTGTAAGGACAAAGAAAGAGTTTAGAAGACCTGATGGCACCTATGTAAAATTTGATGAAAACGCAGCGGTTTTAATTAATAACCAAAAAGAGCCTATAGGCACAAGAATCTTTGGTCCTGTTGTTAGAGAGCTTAGGGCTAAAGAATTTATGAAAATCATATCGCTTGCTCCAGAGGTGCTGTAA
- the rpsH gene encoding 30S ribosomal protein S8, with translation MSKKVADCLSKIRNGLKAKHDYVDVASNNLVENVCNILKEEGFIKDYKRLEDAGNRNIVRVFLKYADENKRKPAIMLMKMVSKPSRRVYVSSDDIKPVMNGLGIGIISTSKGVITTKEAKKLGVGGEYICEVF, from the coding sequence ATGAGTAAAAAGGTAGCAGATTGCTTGTCGAAGATAAGGAATGGTCTAAAGGCTAAGCACGATTATGTAGATGTTGCAAGTAATAACTTAGTTGAAAATGTTTGCAATATTCTTAAAGAAGAAGGTTTTATTAAAGATTATAAAAGGTTGGAAGATGCAGGTAATAGAAACATTGTAAGGGTGTTCTTGAAATATGCAGACGAAAACAAAAGAAAGCCTGCTATAATGTTAATGAAGATGGTGAGTAAACCCTCAAGAAGAGTCTATGTCTCAAGCGATGATATAAAGCCTGTTATGAACGGGCTTGGTATAGGTATTATATCCACCTCTAAAGGTGTTATAACAACTAAAGAAGCCAAGAAACTTGGGGTGGGCGGCGAATACATCTGTGAGGTATTTTAA
- the rpmD gene encoding 50S ribosomal protein L30, with the protein MGDLKITLTRSLIGQKPSIRKTAIALGLKRPNKSIIRKDTPYIRGMIRKVSFMVKVEEL; encoded by the coding sequence ATGGGTGATCTAAAAATAACGCTTACGAGAAGTTTGATAGGGCAGAAACCGTCTATAAGGAAAACGGCTATAGCTTTGGGTTTAAAAAGACCAAACAAGTCTATAATAAGAAAGGATACACCCTACATCAGAGGTATGATAAGAAAGGTATCCTTCATGGTTAAGGTAGAAGAACTTTAA
- a CDS encoding type Z 30S ribosomal protein S14 — translation MARKAMIEKSKRPPKFKVRAHNRCQICGRPKGYIRKFGICRVCFRTLAGKGEIPGVKKASW, via the coding sequence ATGGCGAGAAAAGCTATGATAGAAAAATCCAAAAGACCCCCTAAGTTCAAGGTAAGGGCTCACAACAGATGCCAGATTTGTGGTAGGCCTAAGGGTTACATAAGGAAATTCGGCATCTGTAGGGTATGTTTCAGAACCTTGGCAGGTAAAGGTGAAATTCCAGGTGTAAAAAAGGCGAGTTGGTAG
- the rpsQ gene encoding 30S ribosomal protein S17, whose product MSKLIKEGVVVSDKMDKTIVVEVETLIEHPKFHKYIKRRKKFKVHDEKNEARKGDRVKFIECRPISKDKHFRLLEITEKYVGLGDER is encoded by the coding sequence ATGAGTAAGTTAATAAAAGAAGGTGTCGTTGTAAGTGATAAAATGGACAAAACCATCGTAGTTGAGGTTGAAACTTTAATTGAGCATCCTAAGTTCCATAAATACATCAAAAGAAGAAAAAAGTTTAAAGTACATGATGAAAAGAACGAGGCCAGAAAAGGCGATAGAGTTAAATTTATTGAGTGCAGGCCTATTTCCAAGGATAAACACTTTAGATTGCTTGAAATCACCGAGAAATATGTAGGATTGGGAGATGAGCGATGA
- the rplE gene encoding 50S ribosomal protein L5: protein MPRLKTIYKEEIIPRLMKEFSYKNVMQVPKVEKVVLNVGLAEGMHDVKLLESVLDELATITGQRGIITRARKSIANFKLRKGMPIGCKVTLRGDRAYEFLDRFISFAIPRIRDFRGVPLKGFDGRGNYTLGITEQLIFPEINYDKIVKIHGLSVTIVTTAETDKEAKALLEAFGMPFRKTN, encoded by the coding sequence GTGCCAAGGCTCAAGACCATCTACAAGGAAGAGATAATCCCTCGCCTAATGAAAGAGTTTTCATATAAGAATGTAATGCAAGTGCCCAAAGTAGAAAAAGTTGTCCTCAATGTGGGTTTGGCTGAAGGGATGCATGATGTTAAGCTTCTTGAGTCTGTATTGGATGAACTTGCTACAATTACTGGCCAAAGGGGTATAATTACCAGGGCCAGAAAATCTATAGCTAATTTTAAACTAAGAAAAGGTATGCCTATAGGCTGTAAAGTTACGCTGCGTGGAGATAGGGCTTATGAATTCTTGGATAGATTTATATCTTTTGCTATTCCAAGAATCAGAGACTTCAGGGGTGTGCCGCTTAAGGGATTTGATGGCAGGGGTAATTACACACTTGGTATAACCGAACAGTTGATTTTCCCTGAGATTAATTACGATAAGATTGTGAAGATCCACGGTTTAAGTGTTACGATTGTTACAACGGCAGAGACTGATAAAGAGGCCAAAGCCCTGCTTGAGGCCTTTGGCATGCCATTTAGAAAAACAAACTGA
- the rplB gene encoding 50S ribosomal protein L2, with product MGIKVYKPVTNGLRFASVSDFSEITKKKPEKSLIKVLKYHAGRDSSGHVSVRGRGGRVKRFYRIIDFKRDKRGIPATVKAIEYDPNRSARIALLAYRDGEKRYILAPLGLKVGDVVEAGENVEIKVGNALPIKKIPVGTIVHNIELKPKAGAQLVRSAGAMAQIMAKEGKYAHVRLPSGEMRLINVECYATVGQVGNTDHSNINWGKAGRMRHKGFRPQVRGVAMNPIDHPHGGGEGKTGTGGTPVTPWGVPTKGYKTRRNKRTDKFIVTRRKKK from the coding sequence AGCGTTTCCGACTTTAGCGAAATAACAAAGAAAAAACCCGAAAAATCCTTGATAAAGGTTTTGAAGTATCATGCAGGTAGAGACTCATCTGGCCATGTAAGTGTAAGAGGCAGAGGCGGAAGGGTCAAAAGGTTTTACAGAATTATAGATTTCAAAAGGGACAAAAGAGGTATACCAGCTACTGTTAAAGCGATAGAGTACGATCCGAACAGGAGCGCAAGGATAGCGCTATTGGCTTACAGAGATGGAGAGAAGAGATATATTCTTGCCCCTCTGGGTTTGAAGGTTGGCGATGTTGTTGAAGCGGGTGAGAATGTGGAAATCAAAGTGGGCAATGCCCTGCCGATAAAGAAAATACCTGTGGGTACAATAGTCCATAATATTGAATTAAAACCAAAAGCAGGGGCGCAGCTTGTAAGAAGTGCTGGAGCTATGGCTCAAATTATGGCGAAAGAGGGTAAATACGCCCATGTAAGGCTTCCAAGTGGAGAGATGAGGCTTATAAACGTTGAGTGTTATGCCACTGTTGGCCAGGTTGGTAATACGGATCACTCCAATATAAATTGGGGTAAAGCTGGTAGGATGAGGCATAAAGGTTTCAGGCCTCAGGTTAGGGGTGTTGCTATGAACCCAATAGACCATCCACATGGTGGTGGTGAAGGTAAAACGGGAACAGGTGGAACTCCGGTTACACCGTGGGGTGTGCCTACTAAGGGTTATAAGACACGCCGCAATAAGAGAACCGATAAGTTCATTGTTACAAGAAGAAAGAAAAAATAG
- the rplO gene encoding 50S ribosomal protein L15, translated as MELYELPRIVKDRKRVGRGDSSGWGTTAGKGSKGEKARSGGAKAAYFEGGQTPIYRRLPKRGFKNPFRVEYDVVNLNKLEAICSDGDVVDINYMVQKGLIKGTKPVKVLGNGELTKKITVIADAFSNSAKEKIEKAGGSIEVLQ; from the coding sequence ATGGAGCTTTATGAATTGCCACGCATTGTGAAAGATAGAAAAAGGGTTGGTAGAGGAGATTCAAGCGGTTGGGGAACAACAGCAGGTAAGGGAAGTAAAGGTGAAAAAGCACGCTCAGGTGGTGCAAAGGCAGCGTATTTTGAGGGTGGCCAGACACCTATATACAGAAGGCTTCCTAAGAGGGGTTTTAAAAATCCATTCAGGGTTGAATATGATGTAGTCAACTTAAATAAACTTGAGGCTATATGCAGCGATGGTGATGTGGTTGACATAAACTACATGGTTCAAAAGGGCCTAATAAAAGGCACAAAGCCGGTTAAGGTTTTAGGTAATGGTGAGCTGACTAAAAAGATTACCGTAATTGCTGATGCTTTCTCTAATTCTGCTAAGGAAAAAATAGAAAAAGCTGGTG
- the rplX gene encoding 50S ribosomal protein L24 encodes MKRIRTRLKKSDKVKVIAGKDKGKEGNVISFVPEKDRVIVEGVNVIKKHVKASETTKGGIVEKEAPIHISNVMLVCPHCNKPTRIGVKFLESGEKVRYCKKCGETI; translated from the coding sequence ATGAAAAGGATTAGAACAAGATTGAAAAAGAGTGATAAGGTTAAGGTAATTGCGGGTAAGGACAAAGGCAAAGAGGGCAATGTTATTTCGTTTGTGCCCGAAAAAGATAGGGTTATCGTTGAGGGTGTTAATGTGATCAAGAAACATGTTAAGGCATCCGAAACAACAAAAGGGGGAATAGTAGAAAAAGAAGCCCCTATTCATATATCCAATGTTATGTTGGTTTGTCCTCATTGCAATAAGCCAACCAGAATTGGCGTAAAGTTTTTGGAGAGCGGCGAGAAGGTCAGGTATTGTAAAAAATGCGGTGAGACAATCTAA
- the rplF gene encoding 50S ribosomal protein L6, with protein sequence MSRIGRMPIPIPSGVEVKIGESEINVKGPKGQLSQYFNSQYVAVEKDDKFIYIKSTGDSKNAKAMHGLYRSLVNNAVIGVSQGFSKVLQIEGVGYKASVSGKKLTLTVGFSHDVIYNIPDGVNVETDKRGIEITVSGIDKQLVGLVASQIRAIKPPEPYKGKGIRYKGEYVRRKMGKAASK encoded by the coding sequence ATGTCAAGGATAGGAAGAATGCCTATCCCTATTCCTTCGGGGGTAGAGGTAAAGATAGGAGAGTCAGAGATCAACGTTAAAGGCCCTAAGGGGCAGTTGAGCCAATATTTTAATTCTCAATATGTAGCAGTAGAAAAAGATGATAAGTTTATTTATATAAAGTCAACAGGTGATTCTAAAAATGCAAAAGCCATGCACGGCCTTTACAGAAGCCTTGTTAATAACGCTGTTATTGGCGTTTCTCAGGGCTTTAGTAAGGTTTTACAAATAGAAGGTGTTGGATATAAAGCTTCTGTTTCAGGTAAAAAGCTTACGCTTACTGTAGGATTTTCACACGATGTTATCTATAACATACCTGATGGTGTTAATGTAGAGACAGATAAAAGAGGTATTGAGATCACCGTTTCAGGTATAGATAAGCAGCTTGTTGGACTGGTGGCAAGTCAAATTAGGGCTATTAAGCCTCCAGAGCCATATAAGGGTAAAGGAATTCGCTACAAGGGCGAGTATGTCAGAAGAAAAATGGGCAAGGCTGCAAGCAAATAA
- the rpsS gene encoding 30S ribosomal protein S19 yields the protein MPRSLKKGPFVDEKLIKKAEKMKASGKKTMIKTWSRRSTIIPEFVGFTFAVHNGKKFVPVYVTENMVGYKLGEFVPTRTFKGHKGVVQKKIGK from the coding sequence ATGCCAAGGAGTCTGAAAAAAGGGCCTTTTGTTGACGAGAAGTTGATAAAGAAAGCCGAGAAAATGAAGGCCTCGGGCAAAAAAACTATGATAAAAACATGGTCCAGGAGGAGCACCATTATACCTGAGTTTGTTGGCTTTACCTTTGCCGTTCACAACGGTAAAAAGTTTGTGCCTGTGTATGTGACTGAGAATATGGTGGGATATAAACTCGGAGAATTTGTTCCTACAAGAACATTCAAGGGCCATAAAGGTGTGGTTCAAAAGAAAATAGGTAAATAA
- the rplV gene encoding 50S ribosomal protein L22, which translates to MEARAFLRSAKISPIKVREVISLVKGKSVDEALVLLKYSNRKASFILKKLLESAVANALEQGMDVDSFKVKNVTADDGIRMKRYRARAMGRAGRIIKRTSNITVIIGK; encoded by the coding sequence ATGGAAGCAAGAGCATTTTTAAGGAGTGCAAAGATATCACCTATAAAGGTTAGAGAGGTTATAAGCCTTGTTAAGGGTAAAAGTGTAGATGAGGCTTTGGTTTTACTTAAATATTCCAATAGAAAGGCATCTTTTATCTTAAAAAAGTTACTTGAGTCTGCAGTTGCAAATGCGCTTGAGCAAGGTATGGATGTAGATAGTTTCAAGGTTAAAAACGTAACAGCAGACGATGGTATAAGGATGAAAAGGTATAGAGCAAGGGCTATGGGTAGGGCAGGAAGAATTATAAAAAGAACAAGCAATATTACTGTTATTATAGGCAAATAG
- the rplP gene encoding 50S ribosomal protein L16 has protein sequence MLMPKRTKYRKYQRNRNGLRGTAKRGTKLAFGDYGMKAVGRGEVTNRQIEAARIAINRVLKHQGKIWIRIFPDFPLTKKPAETRMGKGKGSVEKWVAVVKPGRILYEVGGVSEDLARKAFQLAANKFNIEMKFVKRSEWV, from the coding sequence ATGTTAATGCCTAAGAGAACAAAATACAGGAAATATCAGAGAAACAGAAACGGTTTAAGGGGAACGGCTAAGAGGGGAACTAAACTTGCCTTTGGTGATTATGGCATGAAAGCTGTTGGCAGAGGTGAGGTTACAAACAGACAGATTGAGGCTGCAAGGATTGCTATTAATAGGGTTTTAAAGCATCAAGGGAAGATATGGATAAGGATTTTCCCTGATTTCCCACTTACCAAAAAACCCGCTGAAACAAGGATGGGTAAAGGTAAGGGTTCTGTTGAGAAGTGGGTTGCAGTAGTTAAACCTGGCAGGATTCTTTATGAAGTAGGTGGCGTAAGCGAGGACCTTGCGAGAAAAGCTTTTCAACTTGCAGCCAACAAGTTTAATATCGAAATGAAATTTGTCAAACGGAGTGAGTGGGTATGA